A genome region from Vanessa cardui chromosome 24, ilVanCard2.1, whole genome shotgun sequence includes the following:
- the LOC124540219 gene encoding UDP-glucosyltransferase 2-like, protein MLTIIVSLLFVLIKSEAAKILGVFPTPSISHQVVFRPVMLELVKRGHEVKVITTDPAFLKGQAPRNFTEIDIHNISYEHLKLHGNPENKTHPIDFDNFINDFLINLFVKQLNSTEIQTLLSSDEKFDLIFVESWVRPALVFSHIYDAPVIEFSSLGGINSALEAIGAASHPLIYPNAMHRKIYNLTLWDKITELYTHYSCQYYYMHHEQIENEMLKSVLGSNIPDLKDLRQNVRMLFLNVHPIWDFNRPVPPNVLYLAGLHQKPREDLPKDLKIYLDSKRNGVIYVSFGHKNVKLFITQGGLQSTDEAITAGVPLIGIPMLADQWYNAKQYVKFNIGKRLLLETLTEDLLMDAIETIMGDKSYIQNIVKLRSFMIDQPQPPIESAVWWTEHVLRHTDVAYRRTPAANLHWTEYYELKIMLFLLSVLITLLSLTVLVIHTIVTNIKYCLHLKVKEN, encoded by the exons ATGcttacaattattgttagtttattatttgtattaattaaaagcgAAGCGGCGAAAATATTAGGAGTTTTTCCGACCCCTTCGATAAGTCATCAAGTTGTGTTTCGTCCAGTAATGCTAGAACTCGTAAAACGCGGCCATGAAGTAAAGGTAATCACCACCGATCCAGCGTTTCTAAAAGGCCAAGCTCCTAGAAACTTCACCGAAATAGATATACACAATATCTCCTATGAACACTTGAAGCTTCATGGAAATCCAGAGAATAAGACCCATCCAATCGATTTTGACAATTTCATCAACGATTTTCTCATAAATTTATTCGTGAAACAATTAAATTCCACTGAAATACAAACATTACTTAGTAGTGATgaaaaatttgatttgatattcgtTGAATCTTGGGTACGACCAGCTCTTGTCTTCTCGCACATTTATGATGCGCCGGTTATCGAATTCAGCTCCCTGGGTGGTATTAATTCAGCTTTAGAAGCTATAGGTGCTGCCTCGCATCCCCTTATTTATCCCAATGCGATGCACAGGAAAATTTACAATTTGACGTTATGGGATAAGATTACCGAATTGTATACACATTATTCGTGTCAGTATTATTACATGCATCATGAACAAATAGAAAATGAAATGTTGAAATCAGTTCTTGGTTCAAATATTCCAGATTTGAAGGATTTGAGACAAAATGTCCGgatgttgtttttaaatgtgCATCCTATTTGGGATTTCAATCGACCTGTTCCACCGAATGTGTTGTATTTGGCAGGCTTGCATCAGAAACCTCGAGAAGACTTACCAAAG gatttgaaaatatatcttGATTCTAAAAGAAATGGAGTTATATACGTGAGTTTTG GGCATAAAAATGTGAAGCTGTTTATAACGCAAGGTGGATTGCAATCAACAGATGAAGCAATAACTGCCGGGGTTCCCCTCATCGGCATACCAATGCTTGCTGACCAATGGTATAATGCTAAACAATATGTCAAATTCAACATTGGAAAACGGCTTCTATTAGAAACACTCACTGAGGATCTGCTGATGGATGCTATTGAGACTATAATGGGAGACAAAAG TTACATTCAAAATATTGTTAAGTTACGGAGCTTTATGATTGATCAACCACAACCCCCGATTGAGAGCGCTGTGTGGTGGACGGAACACGTGCTGCGCCACACTGATGTGGCTTACCGCCGTACACCTGCAGCGAATCTGCATTGGACCGAGTACTATGAACTGAAAATTATGCTGTTTCTATTAAGTGTTTTGATAACACTTTTGTCATTGACTGTATTAGTAATACATACAATTGttacgaatataaaatattgtctgCACTTAAAGGTCAAggagaattaa
- the LOC124540207 gene encoding facilitated trehalose transporter Tret1-like: MKFYGIFKQGSKINQVICAVLINLPVLSYGASTGWMSPMTLLLQSKDSPKGVPLTDAEVSWMAAIPYLVCVPFDLIMGVMGDKVGRKISLIFISLVSAASWILLLSSFNIWCLITARAFVGITMAGCYVTCTTYTKEISDNSIRGALGCLLILFQTSGNLFMYVIGDLLSYNLILWVCLTIPTVHVVVFLFMPESPSYLVKKGRVEDASKALAWLRCKPENDAKVQEELDVIRKEQRNDEASKFALKTIFTDKILSRAFQIAIVATFAREVCGAVPVLNFAGNIFQLASKDSGLVLSPNQQAMMLGVVQVVGSALASGIVEKSGRKPLLLLSSLVSGLSMCALGSWFLLRDLGISAPSWVPLLTLCLCIFCDSYGLQPISIVLAGEIFSFKYRGIVMAVTMACASFTDFLQLLFFKPLATAVGIHVAFYFFGFICLLMCLYVILVIPETKGRSLEEIYRDLLKSKKLRKLEKNELKI, translated from the exons ATGAAGTTTTACGGAATATTTAAGCAAGGGAGCAAAATTAACCAAGTGATATGTGCCGTTTTGA TAAACCTTCCGGTGCTGTCGTACGGAGCCAGTACTGGCTGGATGTCTCCAATGACTCTTTTACTGCAGTCAAAAGACTCTCCAAAAGGCGTACCTCTCACAGACGCTGAg gtATCATGGATGGCCGCTATACCCTACTTGGTGTGTGTCccatttgatttgataatggGAGTCATGGGAGACAAAGTCGGACGAAAGATTTCGCTGATATTTATTTCCTTAGTTAgtgct GCTAGTTGGATCTTACTGCTTTCTTCCTTCAACATTTGGTGTCTCATCACAGCGAGGGCGTTTGTCGGTATAACCATGGCTGGTTGTTACGTCACTTGCACCACATACACCAAGGAGATCAGTGACAACAGCATCAGAGGTGCCTTGGGATGTTTG ttaatattatttcaaacatcGGGAAATCTCTTCATGTATGTTATTGGAGATCTCTTGAGCTATAACCTCATCCTCTGGGTTTGTCTGACAATACCGACCGTACACGTGGTAGTGTTTCTCTTTATGCCGGAGTCTCCTTCTTACCTCGTCAAGAAAGGAAGGGTTGAG GATGCAAGTAAAGCCTTGGCCTGGCTTCGATGCAAACCAGAAAATGATGCAAAGGTCCAGGAAGAACTAGACGTTATAAGGAAAGAACAGAGGAACGACGAAGCGAGCAAGTTCGCTCTAAAGACAATAT TTACTGATAAGATCCTCAGTAGGGCTTTCCAAATAGCCATAGTAGCGACCTTCGCTAGGGAGGTGTGTGGAGCTGTACCCGTTCTGAACTTCGCTGGTAACATCTTTCAATTGGCATCCAAGGACTCTGGCCTGGTTCTGAGTCCAAACCAACAGGCTATGATGCTTGGTGTCGTTCAAGTGGTTGGTTCAGCCCTCGCTTCAGGTATCGTCGAAAAATCAGGAAGAAag CCTCTTCTTTTGCTGTCATCTCTGGTGTCTGGTCTAAGTATGTGCGCACTCGGCTCTTGGTTCCTATTGCGTGACCTTGGAATCAGTGCCCCATCTTGGGTGCCATTATTGACGTTGTGCCTTTGCATCTTCTGTGATTCATATGGACTTCAGCCTATCTCCATTGTGCTAGCAGGGGAAATATTCTCTTTTAAG TATCGAGGAATTGTGATGGCGGTCACGATGGCCTGTGCCTCATTCACTGACTTCCTTCAGCTGTTATTCTTCAAGCCGCTCGCCACAGCTGTTGGCATTCACGTGGCCTTCTACTTCTTCGGATTCATCTGTTTGCTCATGTGCCTTTACGTCATTCTAGTCATCCCCGAAACTAAAGGTAGAAGTCTCGAAGAAATTTACAGAGATCTCCTCAAAAGCAAGAAGCTGAGGAAGCTGGAAAAGAATGAACTAAAAATTTAA